From Anopheles arabiensis isolate DONGOLA chromosome 3, AaraD3, whole genome shotgun sequence, a single genomic window includes:
- the LOC120903104 gene encoding zinc finger protein 512B-like, translating into MKVFIVLFAVLALALCDGETDANKKDKRGIVELSNGYDQYYGGYDGYYGNDYQHQVTNHVTVTKKVAVPYPVAVEKQVPVAVKVPVPVHVEKQVPYVVEKKVPVYIEKKVPVHVDRPYPVPVKVPVKVPVYHKQVVEVAKPYPVPVEKSYPVYVKEPHYVHKTVPSTVYDHDSTVYGSSVGYEHKPLWG; encoded by the exons ATGAAG GTTTTCATTGTCCTATTCGCCGTGTTGGCCCTTGCCCTTTGCGACGGTGAGACCGACGCAAACAAGAAGGATAAGCGTGGCATCGTTGAGCTGAGCAACGGCTACGATCAGTACTACGGAGGATACGATGGATACTACGGAAACGACTACCAGCATCAGGTGACGAACCACGTTACGGTGACGAAGAAGGTCGCTGTCCCGTACCCAGTGGCCGTCGAGAAGCAGGTTCCGGTCGCCGTCAAGGTCCCCGTCCCAGTGCATGTGGAAAAGCAGGTCCCGTACGTGGTTGAGAAGAAGGTCCCGGTGTACATCGAGAAGAAGGTCCCAGTGCACGTGGACCGTCCGTATCCCGTCCCGGTGAAGGTGCCGGTGAAGGTTCCAGTCTACCACAAGCAGGTGGTTGAGGTGGCCAAGCCATACCCAGTGCCGGTCGAGAAGTCTTACCCGGTGTACGTGAAGGAGCCCCACTACGTGCACAAGACGGTTCCGTCGACGGTGTACGACCACGATTCGACTGTGTACGGCAGCTCGGTCGGCTACGAACACAAGCCACTGTGGGGTTAA
- the LOC120902534 gene encoding probable ATP-dependent RNA helicase DDX52: protein MIANDLFRKLSCGAKFSNKNRLPVKRKLENGSTTSIPKLKVCIKEETDTGLKVKASKVTKSLVATPVEDTRIKSEDSSSDDSGSEQENREQQKSVQQKKIVPPEKVELINQLRLNRLRNQLKIHVKKSRHSPEVPNIIESFDQLSTDYGVSNRLVANIQSCYSTPTPVQMQAIPILLKTHSLHACAPTGSGKTAAFLIPILHHLKKPMKCGFRALIICPTRELAKQTQREALRLGDEMNLRTHVIHMVDDPKKCDYSFASGRSYDILVTTPNRICYLLSQNPPKIDLSNIQWVVIDEADKLFEDSKNSFRDQLDTVLTACNNPSKTIALFSATQTRDVNLWVAKNVPNRIRFSIGLINGAVELVDQKLLFTGSESGKLLAFREMVAQGLHPPVLVFVQSKDRAQQLFTELIYDGLNVDVIHSDRTQRERDNVVRAFREGKIWILICTELMSRGIDFKGVNLVVNYDFPPSTISYVHRIGRTGRAGRPGKAVTFFTKDDTVNLKSIAQLIKSAGGEVPDYMLQMHSSSKKARDTLAQKAPKRAMIRTIPTFELQQLQRKKRFVSKSKGKNKPLVVSSNSSNKSANAGKLKRSKPSASKK from the exons ATGATTGCCAATGATCTGTTTCGTAAGCTTTCGTGTGGTGCCAAGTTTTCCAACAAAAACAGGCTCCCGGTCAAAAGAAAG CTTGAAAATGGCAGTACCACGAGCATCCCAAAATTGAAGGTATGCATTAAGGAGGAAACGGACACCGGCCTCAAAGTGAAGGCTTCCAAAGTGACGAAATCACTGGTAGCAACACCGGTAGAGGATACGCGAATAAAAAGCGAAGATTCTTCGAGTGACGATTCGGGAAGCGAACAGGAGAACCGGGAGCAGCAAAAATcagtgcaacaaaaaaagattgtaCCTCCGGAGAAGGTCGAGCTGATCAATCAGCTTCGCTTGAATCGGCTGCGAAACCAGCTCAAAATCCATGTGAAGAAAAGTCGACACAGCCCCGAAGTGCCCAACATCATCGAATCGTTCGATCAGCTCAGCACTGACTATGGTGTGTCGAACCGGTTGGTGGCGAACATTCAGAGCTGCTACAGCACACCGACACCGGTGCAAATGCAAGCCATACCGATACTGCTGAAAACGCACTCGCTGCATGCCTGCGCTCCGACCGGGTCGGGTAAAACGGCCGCCTTTCTGATTCCTATTCTACACCATCTGAAGAAACCAATGAAGTGCGGGTTCAGGGCGCTTATCATTTGTCCAACGCGCGAACTGGCGAAGCAGACGCAGCGGGAGGCACTGCGGCTCGGCGATGAAATGAACCTTCGTACGCACGTCATACACATGGTGGACGACCCGAAGAAGTGTGATTACAGTTTCGCTAGCGGCCGCAGCTACGATATACTGGTGACGACCCCCAATCGAATCTGCTATCTGCTTTCGCAGAATCCTCCGAAAATCGATCTTAGCAA CATTCAATGGGTTGTGATAGATGAGGCGGATAAATTGTTTGAGGATTCCAAAAACTCGTTCCGCGACCAGCTCGACACGGTGCTGACGGCATGCAACAATCCGAGCAAAACGATAGCCCTTTTCAGTGCGACGCAAACGCGAGACGTCAATCTGTGGGTAGCAAAAAACGTTCCCAACCGCATCCGGTTCTCCATCGGTCTCATCAACGGTGCGGTCGAGCTGGTGGATCAAAAGCTGCTCTTCACCGGCAGCGAATCAGGGAAACTGCTTGCCTTCCGCGAGATGGTAGCGCAAGGGCTGCACCCACCGGTGCTCGTGTTTGTGCAGAGCAAGGATCGAGCACAGCAGCTGTTCACCGAGCTGATCTACGATGGGCTCAACGTGGACGTCATACACTCCGATCGTACGCAGCGCGAACGAGACAACGTGGTGCGCGCCTTCCGTGAGGGTAAAATTTGGATCCTCATCTGTACCGAGCTGATGAGCCGCGGTATCGACTTTAAGGGTGTTAATTTGGTTGTCAATTACGACTTTCCGCCGTCCACCATATCGTATGTCCATCGTATCGGACGGACGGGTCGCGCCGGTCGACCCGGGAAAGCTGTCACCTTTTTCACCAAAGACGATACGGTTAATCTGAAAAG CATTGCACAGCTGATAAAATCTGCAGGTGGGGAGGTGCCGGACTACATGCTGCAAATGCATAGTAGCTCGAAGAAGGCACGAGACACTCTAGCTCAAAAAGCACCGAAACGGGCCatgattcgaacgattcctaCGTTCGAGCTTCAACAGCTCCAGCGCAAGAAGCGGTTCGTCAGCAAAAGCAAAGGTAAAAATAAACCTCTCGTGGTTAGTAGTAACAGTAGTAACAAAAGTGCAAACGCTGGTAAATTAAAGCGTTCAAAGCCGTCAgcgagcaaaaaataa
- the LOC120902360 gene encoding zinc finger protein 512B-like — MKVFIVLFAVLALALCDGETDANKKDKRGIVELSNGYDQYYGGYDGYYGNDYQHQVTNHVTVTKKVAVPYPVAVEKQVPVAVKVPVPVHVEKQVPYVVEKKVPVYIEKKVPVHVDRPYPVPVKVPVKVPVYHKQVVEVAKPYPVPVEKSYPVYVKEPHYVHKTVPSTVYDHDSTVYGSSVGYEHKPLWG, encoded by the exons ATGAAG GTTTTCATTGTCCTGTTCGCCGTGTTGGCCCTTGCCCTTTGCGACGGTGAGACCGACGCAAACAAGAAGGATAAGCGTGGCATCGTTGAGCTGAGCAACGGCTACGATCAGTACTACGGAGGATACGATGGATACTACGGAAACGACTACCAGCATCAGGTGACGAACCACGTTACGGTGACGAAGAAGGTCGCTGTCCCGTACCCAGTGGCCGTCGAGAAGCAGGTTCCGGTCGCCGTCAAGGTCCCCGTCCCAGTGCATGTGGAAAAGCAGGTCCCGTACGTGGTTGAGAAGAAGGTCCCGGTGTACATCGAGAAGAAGGTCCCAGTGCACGTGGACCGTCCGTATCCCGTCCCGGTGAAGGTGCCGGTGAAGGTTCCAGTCTACCACAAGCAGGTGGTTGAGGTGGCCAAGCCATACCCAGTGCCGGTCGAGAAGTCTTACCCGGTGTACGTGAAGGAGCCCCACTACGTGCACAAGACGGTTCCGTCGACGGTGTACGACCACGATTCGACTGTGTACGGCAGCTCGGTCGGCTACGAACACAAGCCACTGTGGGGTTAA
- the LOC120902359 gene encoding vanin-like protein 1: protein MTTRGNRGQILPHLAAALLLVAGTMWPPVEANASDDYYDYGGSSQEGTIEEIVQYARSTPESDSYVVSVVEFHPEPMTMPIEQRTQLHLAEYSRLIRSPEAKPADIIVFPELTLNSLSDRVFVPDPAQRVAPCDDHGTILVTLSCLAREVRKYLVINLSEQFYLQQQAETVRYNTDVVFDRTGTVIARYRKYNLFKEPGTSVTAAPELVSFETDFGVHFGVFTCFDILFALPTLELVKHGLRDFVFPAFWTSEPPFLSSTQIFESWAYANDANLIVAGTNYGPSGATGTGVFNGRNGALLTHYTGVPTRALYTVTVPKSGSGNHTRYHSLTSDVLEVPIAEPSGHRLPGYELENVRLGRDFLEQFTTIQLNPIWQQETIGQIVCSGMFCCDFSLSLTVDAERDQTHHYRLAVFDGVRTFQGFADAHVSICGVIGCANQSIASCGLMLQHNSEYLQFNSISITGQFIANGTLAMPNTLDMRMYSYDASHYAFTAEVNYSTNVQIVTMNLTTPISDMQTFGIYAFNHKEFEFYNPIERPGESTPEPDPDDDGGAIAGTQPTAAMLLLAVALHAIWQRIAA from the exons ATGACAACTCGGGGGAATCGTGGGCAAATTCTGCCCCATCTAGCGGCAGCGCTACTGCTCGTCGCCGGTACCATGTGGCCACCTGTTGAAGCGAATGCTTCGGACGACTACTACGACTATGGCGGTAGTTCGCAGGAGGGAACGATCGAGGAAATTGTACAGTACGCACGGTCAACCCCGGAAAGTGACAGTTACGTCGTGTCCGTGGTGGAGTTTCACCCCGAACCGATGACGATGCCGATCGAGCAGCGAACCCAGCTGCATCTGGCCGAGTATAGCCGGCTCATACGCTCTCCGGAAGCAAAG CCCGCCGACATTATCGTGTTCCCGGAGCTGACGCTCAACTCCCTCTCCGACAGAGTATTCGTGCCGGATCCGGCACAGCGCGTTGCGCCATGTGACGATCACGGCACCATTCTAGTCACCCTGTCCTGTCTCGCCCGCGAGGTGCGCAAATATCTGGTGATCAACCTGTCCGAGCAGTTCTatctgcagcagcaggccgAAACCGTTCGCTACAACACGGACGTCGTCTTCGACCGGACCGGTACGGTCATTGCGCGCTACCGGAAGTACAATCTGTTCAAGGAGCCGGGTACTAGCGTGACGGCCGCACCGGAGCTAGTGAGCTTCGAGACGGATTTCGGTGTACACTTCGGGGTGTTCACGTGCTTCGACATTCTGTTCGCGCTGCCAACGCTCGAGCTCGTCAAGCACGGCCTGCGGGACTTTGTATTTCCCGCCTTCTGGACGTCCGAGCCGCCGTTCCTCAGCTCGACGCAGATCTTCGAGAGCTGGGCGTACGCGAACGATGCCAACCTGATCGTTGCCGGTACGAACTATGGCCCTTCCGGGGCAACCGGTACCGGGGTGTTTAATGGGCGCAATGGAGCGCTGCTCACACACTACACCGGTGTACCTACGCGGGCCCTCTACACGGTGACAGTGCCCAAGTCGGGCTCGGGGAATCACACCCGCTATCACTCGCTGACGAGCGACGTGCTGGAAGTGCCGATAGCCGAACCGAGCGGCCATCGTCTGCCCGGGTACGAGCTGGAAAATGTCCGTTTGGGGCGCGACTTTCTCGAACAGTTTACCACCATCCAGCTGAACCCGATCTGGCAGCAGGAAACGATCGGTCAAATTGTGTGCAGTGGCATGTTTTGCTGTGACTTCTCGCTCAGCCTGACGGTGGATGCCGAGCGCGACCAGACGCACCATTACCGGCTGGCCGTATTCGATGGTGTGCGCACCTTCCAGGGCTTTGCCGATGCGCACGTGTCGATTTGTGGCGTGATCGGCTGCGCGAACCAAAGCATCGCGAGCTGCGGGCTGATGCTGCAACACAACTCCGAGTATCTGCAGTTCAATTCCATCTCCATTACGGGACAGTTCATCGCCAACGGCACGCTTGCCATGCCCAACACGCTCGACATGCGCATGTACTCGTATGACGCTAGCCATTACGCTTTTACCGCCGAAGTCAA CTACTCTACCAACGTTCAGATTGTGACGATGAATCTGACCACCCCGATCAGCGACATGCAAACGTTCGGTATCTATGCGTTCAACCACAAGGAGTTTGAGTTCTACAACCCGATCGAGCGACCCGGCGAGAGCACTCCCGAACCGGACCCGGACGATGATGGAGGTGCCATCGCCGGCACCCAGCCTACCGCTGCTATGCTGCTCCTAGCAGTAGCGCTGCATGCCATCTGGCAACGGATCGCTGCGTAA
- the LOC120901258 gene encoding titin-like: MKAFIVFSVVLALASVGAVENSNKEKRGLWEVESGHDSYEAYGQHHQPLNYGYTKKEIITKKVPVPYPVEVEKHVPVPVKVPYPVKVEKEVPFVVEKKVPVYIEKKVPVHVDRPYPVEVKVPVEVPVYKKEYVEVPKPYAVHVEKPYPVYVKQPVYVEKQVPVTVHIKEHHKKPYWASEKTVSHMAFIVFSMALAIACAADTDAAKKEKRGLWEESYDSYGYDNYGLGYSDYPEKEVKHIITKKVPVPYPVEVEKHVPVEVKVPYPVEVEKKVPVVIEKKVPVYVEKKVPVHVDRPYPVEVKVPVHVPVYKKEYVEVPKPYAVHVEKPYPVYVKQPVYVEKQVPVTVHIKEHHKKPYWG; encoded by the exons ATGAAG GCGTTCATTGTGTTCTCTGTGGTCCTGGCCCTTGCCAGCGTGGGTGCAGTCGAAAACTCCAACAAGGAAAAGCGCGGACTGTGGGAGGTTGAGTCGGGACATGACTCGTACGAAGCCTACGGCCAGCATCATCAACCACTGAACTATGGATACACCAAGAAGGAGATCATCACAAAGAAGGTCCCAGTTCCTTATCCAGTAGAGGTCGAGAAGCACGTCCCAGTTCCGGTGAAGGTCCCGTACCCGGTGAAGGTCGAGAAGGAGGTCCCATTCGTGGTTGAGAAGAAGGTCCCGGTTTACATCGAAAAGAAGGTTCCAGTGCACGTTGACCGCCCGTACCCGGTGGAAGTGAAGGTTCCAGTTGAGGTCCCAGTTTACAAGAAGGAGTACGTCGAGGTCCCGAAGCCATACGCAGTTCATGTCGAGAAGCCTTATCCAGTGTACGTGAAGCAGCCCGTCTACGTCGAGAAGCAGGTTCCAGTGACCGTCCACATCAAGGAGCACCACAAGAAGCCGTACTGGG cgagcgagaaaacagTCTCTCATATG GCGTTCATTGTGTTCTCCATGGCTCTGGCCATCGCATGCGCGGCTGATACCGATGCAGCCAAGAAGGAAAAGCGTGGACTGTGGGAGGAATCCTATGACAGCTATGGCTACGACAACTACGGACTGGGCTACTCCGATTATCCCGAGAAGGAGGTGAAGCACATCATCACGAAGAAGGTCCCGGTGCCGTACCCAGTGGAAGTCGAGAAGCACGTTCCAGTCGAGGTGAAGGTCCCGTACCCAGTTGAGGTCGAGAAGAAGGTCCCGGTCGTCATTGAGAAGAAGGTCCCGGTGTACGTGGAGAAGAAGGTCCCAGTCCATGTTGACCGTCCATACCCAGTTGAGGTGAAGGTCCCAGTCCATGTCCCGGTCTACAAGAAGGAGTACGTCGAGGTCCCGAAGCCGTACGCAGTTCATGTCGAGAAGCCTTATCCAGTCTACGTCAAGCAGCCCGTCTACGTCGAGAAGCAGGTCCCAGTGACGGTGCACATCAAGGAACATCACAAGAAGCCGTACTGGGGTTGA